Within Spinacia oleracea cultivar Varoflay chromosome 4, BTI_SOV_V1, whole genome shotgun sequence, the genomic segment gcgggttctaaacggttcggattctaaacggTCGGACAAATCCATCGGGTTCACTGGGTCGGATTGAGAATTGACACCCCTAGATGCACCTAATAAAGTCAATCTCCGAATGTTTAATGATTTAATCAATACTTATATAATCCAACCAAAGGTTTCGCAAAAATCCAATTTTATCAAgttgtttttgacaaatttgccattAATCTATTATGTGACATTGTGCTTATATTAAATTATTTGTTAATTTAATacccaatattttcttttttttcagtTACTTCAATGATTAATCCAGTTGAAGCACTAAACCTATTAGAGAAGAACGAGGTCAAATTCGACTTGTTATTAACAGACGTATGTATGGAGTTAATTAACGGATTTAACCTTCTAGAAGCCGCCCGTAAACATGACATCACGGTGGTGCTGATGTCGGGCCACGACGACCCGAAAAACGTCAAGAACGGCGTTATGCACGGCGCTCGGTATTTCTTGAGTAAACCTGTAAATTTGAAAGATATAAAGCTAATTTGGCAACATGTTTTTCGAAATCTGATCGAAAAATGCTCGATGAAGGAGAATTTTGGTGAAGAAAACGAGGTTTTGATGAAGAAGGGGAAGTTTAAGACGATGaggagtggtggtggtggtgatgatgatgatgatgctgcTGCGGTGGCGGAGGTGGaggcggcggcggtggtggcGGAGAAGCAGCGGAGGAGGGAAAGGGTGAGGTGGAGTCATGAACTTCATACTGAGTTTGTGGCGGCGATTGAGAAGCTTGGAGGGAAAGATAAGGCCGTACCTAAGAAGATTCTAGAAATGTTGGGGAGAAAGTATAATTTGACTCGAGAAAATGTTGCGAGTCATTTGCAGAAATATCGAAGGAGTCTTTCGAAGAATAAGGTTCAGGTTAGTGGCGGATACATGGGGTTTAAGTGGGGTCACGtaacaaaaaaaagaagttaaTTGAGCAAATTGGTAAAAAAGAGTAACCATCAACGACAATTTGGTAAAAAAAGCTTGTTGTGGCGATAAGTTGGTAAAAGAAATAGGGCTTCAGCGACAAGttggtaaaaaaaattgagctaTGGCGACACCTTAGGTAAATAAAATGAACTTTGACGATAATTTggtaaataaaatggatttCTAGTGACATATAGGCCATATTTTCTATAATAAAATGGATTTACGTGCCTTTTATATAGATTTTTCGTGTTTTTATCTAATTACCTACGGTTTCGGGtcctctagagttctaaaataactctactAGGTAGAGTTAGAGCAATATCGACCATTAAATGTAAATCTAATGGCTCTTATATTATCTAGAAGATCAAGACTCATTAACTACTCTTGTCACTACACATTATTTACCCAAATCGAAACAAAATCTTGTAAAGGCACATGCTGATCAAATTGGAATATTATAGAAAAATTTTGGTCTAGATGTCGTCGaagctcaattttttttacaattgTCGTTAAGGGTtacttttttttaccaatttggtcaATTGGCCCAAAAAAATTACCTACTTTTAGTTAATCTtccattatttttttaaaatacttGATTtcagttaatttttcattattttttaagTAGCGACCTCGTTACCTACACTTTCTAATTCTTTCTGAATTCGCCACTGGTTTCAGGTTCAGGGCATTCATCTGCAGCAGAATAACAGCAAAAACAACAATAATACCAGCACCACCACCAGTTTAACTGATCATCATTCTTTCATGGTTCCGACTCCGGTTGCAGCACCGCCttcaggtggtggtggtggtggtcagATGACAATTGGTGGGCCCACATTAacccgccaccaccaccatcttCCTCCTCCTCTGCGACAACCATTGAACAACGGTAGTAATCCATGGTTGATgaaccatcatcatcatatggATCATCATCAGCCACAACCATTGCAGGTTATGCCAAGTCAGGTGATTATGCAACCACAAAGAATGATGCAGTTTAACTGGAATTACTCCATGGGTGGCAATCATTTATCCCAAATGAATCatcttcaacaacaacaacaa encodes:
- the LOC110783264 gene encoding two-component response regulator ARR10-like, whose amino-acid sequence is MSNESVETGKNNVEDDSVVRSLFPNGMKVLVVDDDPVCLKYVTKLLDCCKYYQVTSMINPVEALNLLEKNEVKFDLLLTDVCMELINGFNLLEAARKHDITVVLMSGHDDPKNVKNGVMHGARYFLSKPVNLKDIKLIWQHVFRNLIEKCSMKENFGEENEVLMKKGKFKTMRSGGGGDDDDDAAAVAEVEAAAVVAEKQRRRERVRWSHELHTEFVAAIEKLGGKDKAVPKKILEMLGRKYNLTRENVASHLQKYRRSLSKNKVQVQGIHLQQNNSKNNNNTSTTTSLTDHHSFMVPTPVAAPPSGGGGGGQMTIGGPTLTRHHHHLPPPLRQPLNNGSNPWLMNHHHHMDHHQPQPLQVMPSQVIMQPQRMMQFNWNYSMGGNHLSQMNHLQQQQQQQQQLQQQQQQQQQQLQQQQQQLIPYGDFRTLQTDSCDSVGMQVTDDFFDNNNNRDSSNDVGFGNGFMIDGSFKSLLEEL